A portion of the Mesobacillus sp. AQ2 genome contains these proteins:
- a CDS encoding ABC transporter permease: MNPNIKRIIFFAAVIAFWYTGSKLEWWLPIILPAPEKVLEALITGFQDKTLIYDLIASFKRLAVGLGLSLVIGTGLGVLLAKSKTADETLGTVVLALQSVPSIVWLPLAIMWFGMNEKAVIFVVVLGGTFVMTLNIRVGIKNVSPLFIKAAKTMGVNGWDLYKRVIFPAAIPYVVTGSRLAWAFAWRALMAGELLSTGPGLGYTLRYASDFGDMALVIGVMIIIGVIGTIVDQLIFQRIEKSVLNRWGLES; encoded by the coding sequence ATGAATCCAAACATTAAAAGAATCATATTTTTTGCAGCAGTCATTGCATTCTGGTACACAGGGAGCAAGCTTGAATGGTGGCTGCCGATCATCCTTCCAGCACCGGAAAAAGTCCTGGAAGCCCTTATAACAGGCTTCCAGGATAAGACGCTGATTTATGACCTGATTGCCAGCTTTAAGCGTCTTGCAGTCGGTCTTGGTCTCTCGCTGGTGATTGGCACAGGGCTTGGTGTCCTGCTAGCCAAATCAAAAACGGCTGATGAGACTCTCGGTACAGTCGTCCTGGCACTCCAAAGTGTGCCTAGCATTGTATGGCTTCCGCTTGCAATCATGTGGTTCGGGATGAACGAGAAGGCAGTAATCTTCGTCGTTGTTCTGGGAGGAACGTTCGTTATGACGCTCAATATCAGAGTGGGCATAAAAAATGTTTCACCTTTATTTATAAAGGCAGCAAAAACCATGGGGGTCAATGGCTGGGATTTATATAAAAGAGTGATTTTCCCAGCAGCGATTCCTTATGTTGTCACAGGTTCAAGACTCGCATGGGCCTTCGCCTGGAGAGCCTTGATGGCCGGGGAATTATTGAGCACCGGACCGGGCCTTGGATACACGCTCCGTTATGCATCCGATTTTGGCGACATGGCTCTTGTTATTGGGGTTATGATCATCATTGGCGTAATCGGTACCATCGTAGACCAGCTTATTTTCCAGCGTATCGAAAAATCTGTTCTGAACCGCTGGGGACTTGAATCATAA